In Oncorhynchus keta strain PuntledgeMale-10-30-2019 unplaced genomic scaffold, Oket_V2 Un_contig_2186_pilon_pilon, whole genome shotgun sequence, a genomic segment contains:
- the LOC118378826 gene encoding T-cell differentiation antigen CD6-like isoform X2 encodes MHLVILILILQTLQSCQAYTDDSSQTGKNASQSELNKTQTEPYITQQSNACSWSPRILRDEIWTSVTFTAESRDQVAHQICMELGCGGVYSLNETSAPPNSTCLTNCTYHEYHLQNCSHVVRMNCTMVSDVVCEHQAVRLAGGEHRCAGRVELWREGQQWGTVCDDEWDLRDADVVCAQLGCGYALSVTGQGGAFPQGKDPIYLDELKCTGKEENLWQCPASDESHDCGHKEDAGVVCSELKAVRLTGGVDRCSGKVEIHRNGSWGTVCDTCWGKEEASMVCSMLGCGEPVHFLAFIPPFTHNDSTLWYYQCFPNHTDLWQCKEYANKTTLCADSKAAGLICSGSHGRYLPVTTEATTTVLSRRPGLVTTASVSNDGFPFSMSLELLGCISLSFLLLMALVTNVLLCCHYRRRDALLVQHRHANLQTPTEHDNDYRDSVNLIKVTTSSPTENDVPSNPRYQWTQSSVDSTSVDTDYEQCDLSTEAAVHMTTFQNSIRYKQDTRNPFMRATALDSLSEEAHAGDNHTVFIGGIVDQDPGCNLGPPSVDSFDSSSTSSEECYENTGKDVENLVTSEGMDPWQPPVTHNANNHLILSWRILTK; translated from the exons ATGCATTTGGTGATACTCATTTTAATCCTCCAAACGCTTCAATCTTGTCAAG CATATACAGATGACTCCTCTCAAACTGGAAAAAATGCATCACAATCAGAGCTTAATAAGACTCAAA CTGAGCCCTATATAACTCAACAATCCAATGCATGCTCCTggagtcccaggatccttagagATGAGATATGGACTTCAGTCACATTCACTGCAGAGTCCAGAGACCAAGTAGCCCATCAGATCTGTATGGAACTTGGCTGTGGTGGAGTCTACAGTCTTAATGAGACCAGCGCACCACCCAACAGTACCTGCCTCACAAACTGCACCTACCATGAATATCATCTTCAGAACTGTTCCCATGTTGTGAGGATGAATTGCACAATGGTGTCCGATGTCGTTTGTG AGCATCAGGCTGTGAGGCTGGCTGGAGGCGAGCACCGCTGTGCTGGACGTGTAGAGCTGTGGAGAGAGGGGCAGCAGTGGGGCACGGTGTGTGACGATGAGTGGGACTTGAGGGACGCTGATGTGGTATGTGCCCAGCTTGGCTGTGGGTATGCTTTGAGTGTGACAGGGCAGGGTGGTGCCTTCCCTCAGGGCAAGGATCCCATCTACCTGGATGAGCTGAAATGTACTGGCAAAGAGGAAAACCTGTGGCAGTGCCCAGCGTCAGATGAAAGCCATGACTGTGGGCACAAGGAGGATGCTGGGGTGGTATGCTCAG AGCTGAAGGCAGTGAGGCTGACCGGAGGTGTGGACCGCTGTTCTGGTAAAGTGGAGATCCACCGTAATGGAtcatgggggacagtgtgtgatACCTGCTGGGGGAAGGAGGAAGCCTCAATGGTGTGTTCCATGTTGGGCTGTGGGGAGCCAGTTCATTTTCTAGCTTTCATACCCCCTTTCACTCACAATGATAGTACCCTGTGGTACTACCAATGCTTTCCAAATCACACAGACCTTTGGCAGTGTAAGGAGTATGCCAACAAGACAACATTGTGCGCTGACTCTAAAGCGGCTGGACTTATTTGTAGTG GATCACATGGACGATATCTTCCAGTTACAACAGAAGCAACTACAACAGTATTAAGCAGGAGGCCAG GCCTAGTGACTACAGCCAGTGTTTCAAATGATGGCTTCCCATTCTCCATGTCCCTAGAGCTGCTGGGGTGCATCTCCCTATCCTTCCTTTTGCTCATGGCTCTGGTCACAAACGTTCTGCTTTGCTGCcactacaggaggagagatg CTCTCTTAGTCCAGCACCGACATGCTAACCTGCAAACGCCAACTGAGCATGACAACGACTACCGGGACTCTGTGAATCTCATCAAGGTCACAACCAGTAGCCCAACAGAAAATGATG TCCCATCAAATCCCAGATATCAGTGGACCCAGAGTAGTGTGGACAGCACCTCAGTGGATACAGACTATGAGCAGTGTGATCTAAGCACCGAGGCAGCTGTGCATATGACCACCTTTCAGA ATTCTATACGATACAAACAAGATACCAGGAACCCTTTTATGAGGGCTACAGCTCTGGACAGTCTATCTGAGGAAG CACATGCAGGAGACAACCATACCGTTTTCATAGGAGGCATTGTTGACCAAGATCCAGGATGCAATTTAGggcccccaagtg TGGACTCCTTTGATTCTTCCAGCACCTCCTCCGAGGAATGCTATGAAAACACAGGCAAAGATGTAGAGAATCTAGTGACATCAG AAGGAATGGATCCATGGCAACCTCCAGTTACCCACAATGCAAATAACCACCTGATACTGTCGTGGAGAATCTTAACAAAAT
- the LOC118378826 gene encoding T-cell differentiation antigen CD6-like isoform X7, producing MHLVILILILQTLQSCQAYTDDSSQTGKNASQSELNKTQTEPYITQQSNACSWSPRILRDEIWTSVTFTAESRDQVAHQICMELGCGGVYSLNETSAPPNSTCLTNCTYHEYHLQNCSHVVRMNCTMVSDVVCEHQAVRLAGGEHRCAGRVELWREGQQWGTVCDDEWDLRDADVVCAQLGCGYALSVTGQGGAFPQGKDPIYLDELKCTGKEENLWQCPASDESHDCGHKEDAGVVCSELKAVRLTGGVDRCSGKVEIHRNGSWGTVCDTCWGKEEASMVCSMLGCGEPVHFLAFIPPFTHNDSTLWYYQCFPNHTDLWQCKEYANKTTLCADSKAAGLICSGSHGRYLPVTTEATTTVLSRRPGLVTTASVSNDGFPFSMSLELLGCISLSFLLLMALVTNVLLCCHYRRRDALLVQHRHANLQTPTEHDNDYRDSVNLIKVTTSSPTENDVPSNPRYQWTQSSVDSTSVDTDYEQCDLSTEAAVHMTTFQNSIRYKQDTRNPFMRATALDSLSEEVDSFDSSSTSSEECYENTGKDVENLVTSGMDPWQPPVTHNANNHLILSWRILTK from the exons ATGCATTTGGTGATACTCATTTTAATCCTCCAAACGCTTCAATCTTGTCAAG CATATACAGATGACTCCTCTCAAACTGGAAAAAATGCATCACAATCAGAGCTTAATAAGACTCAAA CTGAGCCCTATATAACTCAACAATCCAATGCATGCTCCTggagtcccaggatccttagagATGAGATATGGACTTCAGTCACATTCACTGCAGAGTCCAGAGACCAAGTAGCCCATCAGATCTGTATGGAACTTGGCTGTGGTGGAGTCTACAGTCTTAATGAGACCAGCGCACCACCCAACAGTACCTGCCTCACAAACTGCACCTACCATGAATATCATCTTCAGAACTGTTCCCATGTTGTGAGGATGAATTGCACAATGGTGTCCGATGTCGTTTGTG AGCATCAGGCTGTGAGGCTGGCTGGAGGCGAGCACCGCTGTGCTGGACGTGTAGAGCTGTGGAGAGAGGGGCAGCAGTGGGGCACGGTGTGTGACGATGAGTGGGACTTGAGGGACGCTGATGTGGTATGTGCCCAGCTTGGCTGTGGGTATGCTTTGAGTGTGACAGGGCAGGGTGGTGCCTTCCCTCAGGGCAAGGATCCCATCTACCTGGATGAGCTGAAATGTACTGGCAAAGAGGAAAACCTGTGGCAGTGCCCAGCGTCAGATGAAAGCCATGACTGTGGGCACAAGGAGGATGCTGGGGTGGTATGCTCAG AGCTGAAGGCAGTGAGGCTGACCGGAGGTGTGGACCGCTGTTCTGGTAAAGTGGAGATCCACCGTAATGGAtcatgggggacagtgtgtgatACCTGCTGGGGGAAGGAGGAAGCCTCAATGGTGTGTTCCATGTTGGGCTGTGGGGAGCCAGTTCATTTTCTAGCTTTCATACCCCCTTTCACTCACAATGATAGTACCCTGTGGTACTACCAATGCTTTCCAAATCACACAGACCTTTGGCAGTGTAAGGAGTATGCCAACAAGACAACATTGTGCGCTGACTCTAAAGCGGCTGGACTTATTTGTAGTG GATCACATGGACGATATCTTCCAGTTACAACAGAAGCAACTACAACAGTATTAAGCAGGAGGCCAG GCCTAGTGACTACAGCCAGTGTTTCAAATGATGGCTTCCCATTCTCCATGTCCCTAGAGCTGCTGGGGTGCATCTCCCTATCCTTCCTTTTGCTCATGGCTCTGGTCACAAACGTTCTGCTTTGCTGCcactacaggaggagagatg CTCTCTTAGTCCAGCACCGACATGCTAACCTGCAAACGCCAACTGAGCATGACAACGACTACCGGGACTCTGTGAATCTCATCAAGGTCACAACCAGTAGCCCAACAGAAAATGATG TCCCATCAAATCCCAGATATCAGTGGACCCAGAGTAGTGTGGACAGCACCTCAGTGGATACAGACTATGAGCAGTGTGATCTAAGCACCGAGGCAGCTGTGCATATGACCACCTTTCAGA ATTCTATACGATACAAACAAGATACCAGGAACCCTTTTATGAGGGCTACAGCTCTGGACAGTCTATCTGAGGAAG TGGACTCCTTTGATTCTTCCAGCACCTCCTCCGAGGAATGCTATGAAAACACAGGCAAAGATGTAGAGAATCTAGTGACATCAG GAATGGATCCATGGCAACCTCCAGTTACCCACAATGCAAATAACCACCTGATACTGTCGTGGAGAATCTTAACAAAAT
- the LOC118378826 gene encoding T-cell differentiation antigen CD6-like isoform X3, whose amino-acid sequence MHLVILILILQTLQSCQAYTDDSSQTGKNASQSELNKTQTEPYITQQSNACSWSPRILRDEIWTSVTFTAESRDQVAHQICMELGCGGVYSLNETSAPPNSTCLTNCTYHEYHLQNCSHVVRMNCTMVSDVVCEHQAVRLAGGEHRCAGRVELWREGQQWGTVCDDEWDLRDADVVCAQLGCGYALSVTGQGGAFPQGKDPIYLDELKCTGKEENLWQCPASDESHDCGHKEDAGVVCSELKAVRLTGGVDRCSGKVEIHRNGSWGTVCDTCWGKEEASMVCSMLGCGEPVHFLAFIPPFTHNDSTLWYYQCFPNHTDLWQCKEYANKTTLCADSKAAGLICSGSHGRYLPVTTEATTTVLSRRPGLVTTASVSNDGFPFSMSLELLGCISLSFLLLMALVTNVLLCCHYRRRDALLVQHRHANLQTPTEHDNDYRDSVNLIKVTTSSPTENDVPSNPRYQWTQSSVDSTSVDTDYEQCDLSTEAAVHMTTFQNSIRYKQDTRNPFMRATALDSLSEEAHAGDNHTVFIGGIVDQDPGCNLGPPSVDSFDSSSTSSEECYENTGKDVENLVTSGMDPWQPPVTHNANNHLILSWRILTK is encoded by the exons ATGCATTTGGTGATACTCATTTTAATCCTCCAAACGCTTCAATCTTGTCAAG CATATACAGATGACTCCTCTCAAACTGGAAAAAATGCATCACAATCAGAGCTTAATAAGACTCAAA CTGAGCCCTATATAACTCAACAATCCAATGCATGCTCCTggagtcccaggatccttagagATGAGATATGGACTTCAGTCACATTCACTGCAGAGTCCAGAGACCAAGTAGCCCATCAGATCTGTATGGAACTTGGCTGTGGTGGAGTCTACAGTCTTAATGAGACCAGCGCACCACCCAACAGTACCTGCCTCACAAACTGCACCTACCATGAATATCATCTTCAGAACTGTTCCCATGTTGTGAGGATGAATTGCACAATGGTGTCCGATGTCGTTTGTG AGCATCAGGCTGTGAGGCTGGCTGGAGGCGAGCACCGCTGTGCTGGACGTGTAGAGCTGTGGAGAGAGGGGCAGCAGTGGGGCACGGTGTGTGACGATGAGTGGGACTTGAGGGACGCTGATGTGGTATGTGCCCAGCTTGGCTGTGGGTATGCTTTGAGTGTGACAGGGCAGGGTGGTGCCTTCCCTCAGGGCAAGGATCCCATCTACCTGGATGAGCTGAAATGTACTGGCAAAGAGGAAAACCTGTGGCAGTGCCCAGCGTCAGATGAAAGCCATGACTGTGGGCACAAGGAGGATGCTGGGGTGGTATGCTCAG AGCTGAAGGCAGTGAGGCTGACCGGAGGTGTGGACCGCTGTTCTGGTAAAGTGGAGATCCACCGTAATGGAtcatgggggacagtgtgtgatACCTGCTGGGGGAAGGAGGAAGCCTCAATGGTGTGTTCCATGTTGGGCTGTGGGGAGCCAGTTCATTTTCTAGCTTTCATACCCCCTTTCACTCACAATGATAGTACCCTGTGGTACTACCAATGCTTTCCAAATCACACAGACCTTTGGCAGTGTAAGGAGTATGCCAACAAGACAACATTGTGCGCTGACTCTAAAGCGGCTGGACTTATTTGTAGTG GATCACATGGACGATATCTTCCAGTTACAACAGAAGCAACTACAACAGTATTAAGCAGGAGGCCAG GCCTAGTGACTACAGCCAGTGTTTCAAATGATGGCTTCCCATTCTCCATGTCCCTAGAGCTGCTGGGGTGCATCTCCCTATCCTTCCTTTTGCTCATGGCTCTGGTCACAAACGTTCTGCTTTGCTGCcactacaggaggagagatg CTCTCTTAGTCCAGCACCGACATGCTAACCTGCAAACGCCAACTGAGCATGACAACGACTACCGGGACTCTGTGAATCTCATCAAGGTCACAACCAGTAGCCCAACAGAAAATGATG TCCCATCAAATCCCAGATATCAGTGGACCCAGAGTAGTGTGGACAGCACCTCAGTGGATACAGACTATGAGCAGTGTGATCTAAGCACCGAGGCAGCTGTGCATATGACCACCTTTCAGA ATTCTATACGATACAAACAAGATACCAGGAACCCTTTTATGAGGGCTACAGCTCTGGACAGTCTATCTGAGGAAG CACATGCAGGAGACAACCATACCGTTTTCATAGGAGGCATTGTTGACCAAGATCCAGGATGCAATTTAGggcccccaagtg TGGACTCCTTTGATTCTTCCAGCACCTCCTCCGAGGAATGCTATGAAAACACAGGCAAAGATGTAGAGAATCTAGTGACATCAG GAATGGATCCATGGCAACCTCCAGTTACCCACAATGCAAATAACCACCTGATACTGTCGTGGAGAATCTTAACAAAAT
- the LOC118378826 gene encoding T-cell differentiation antigen CD6-like isoform X6, producing the protein MHLVILILILQTLQSCQAYTDDSSQTGKNASQSELNKTQTEPYITQQSNACSWSPRILRDEIWTSVTFTAESRDQVAHQICMELGCGGVYSLNETSAPPNSTCLTNCTYHEYHLQNCSHVVRMNCTMVSDVVCEHQAVRLAGGEHRCAGRVELWREGQQWGTVCDDEWDLRDADVVCAQLGCGYALSVTGQGGAFPQGKDPIYLDELKCTGKEENLWQCPASDESHDCGHKEDAGVVCSELKAVRLTGGVDRCSGKVEIHRNGSWGTVCDTCWGKEEASMVCSMLGCGEPVHFLAFIPPFTHNDSTLWYYQCFPNHTDLWQCKEYANKTTLCADSKAAGLICSGSHGRYLPVTTEATTTVLSRRPGLVTTASVSNDGFPFSMSLELLGCISLSFLLLMALVTNVLLCCHYRRRDALLVQHRHANLQTPTEHDNDYRDSVNLIKVTTSSPTENDVPSNPRYQWTQSSVDSTSVDTDYEQCDLSTEAAVHMTTFQNSIRYKQDTRNPFMRATALDSLSEEVDSFDSSSTSSEECYENTGKDVENLVTSEGMDPWQPPVTHNANNHLILSWRILTK; encoded by the exons ATGCATTTGGTGATACTCATTTTAATCCTCCAAACGCTTCAATCTTGTCAAG CATATACAGATGACTCCTCTCAAACTGGAAAAAATGCATCACAATCAGAGCTTAATAAGACTCAAA CTGAGCCCTATATAACTCAACAATCCAATGCATGCTCCTggagtcccaggatccttagagATGAGATATGGACTTCAGTCACATTCACTGCAGAGTCCAGAGACCAAGTAGCCCATCAGATCTGTATGGAACTTGGCTGTGGTGGAGTCTACAGTCTTAATGAGACCAGCGCACCACCCAACAGTACCTGCCTCACAAACTGCACCTACCATGAATATCATCTTCAGAACTGTTCCCATGTTGTGAGGATGAATTGCACAATGGTGTCCGATGTCGTTTGTG AGCATCAGGCTGTGAGGCTGGCTGGAGGCGAGCACCGCTGTGCTGGACGTGTAGAGCTGTGGAGAGAGGGGCAGCAGTGGGGCACGGTGTGTGACGATGAGTGGGACTTGAGGGACGCTGATGTGGTATGTGCCCAGCTTGGCTGTGGGTATGCTTTGAGTGTGACAGGGCAGGGTGGTGCCTTCCCTCAGGGCAAGGATCCCATCTACCTGGATGAGCTGAAATGTACTGGCAAAGAGGAAAACCTGTGGCAGTGCCCAGCGTCAGATGAAAGCCATGACTGTGGGCACAAGGAGGATGCTGGGGTGGTATGCTCAG AGCTGAAGGCAGTGAGGCTGACCGGAGGTGTGGACCGCTGTTCTGGTAAAGTGGAGATCCACCGTAATGGAtcatgggggacagtgtgtgatACCTGCTGGGGGAAGGAGGAAGCCTCAATGGTGTGTTCCATGTTGGGCTGTGGGGAGCCAGTTCATTTTCTAGCTTTCATACCCCCTTTCACTCACAATGATAGTACCCTGTGGTACTACCAATGCTTTCCAAATCACACAGACCTTTGGCAGTGTAAGGAGTATGCCAACAAGACAACATTGTGCGCTGACTCTAAAGCGGCTGGACTTATTTGTAGTG GATCACATGGACGATATCTTCCAGTTACAACAGAAGCAACTACAACAGTATTAAGCAGGAGGCCAG GCCTAGTGACTACAGCCAGTGTTTCAAATGATGGCTTCCCATTCTCCATGTCCCTAGAGCTGCTGGGGTGCATCTCCCTATCCTTCCTTTTGCTCATGGCTCTGGTCACAAACGTTCTGCTTTGCTGCcactacaggaggagagatg CTCTCTTAGTCCAGCACCGACATGCTAACCTGCAAACGCCAACTGAGCATGACAACGACTACCGGGACTCTGTGAATCTCATCAAGGTCACAACCAGTAGCCCAACAGAAAATGATG TCCCATCAAATCCCAGATATCAGTGGACCCAGAGTAGTGTGGACAGCACCTCAGTGGATACAGACTATGAGCAGTGTGATCTAAGCACCGAGGCAGCTGTGCATATGACCACCTTTCAGA ATTCTATACGATACAAACAAGATACCAGGAACCCTTTTATGAGGGCTACAGCTCTGGACAGTCTATCTGAGGAAG TGGACTCCTTTGATTCTTCCAGCACCTCCTCCGAGGAATGCTATGAAAACACAGGCAAAGATGTAGAGAATCTAGTGACATCAG AAGGAATGGATCCATGGCAACCTCCAGTTACCCACAATGCAAATAACCACCTGATACTGTCGTGGAGAATCTTAACAAAAT
- the LOC118378826 gene encoding T-cell differentiation antigen CD6-like isoform X5, whose amino-acid sequence MHLVILILILQTLQSCQAYTDDSSQTGKNASQSELNKTQTEPYITQQSNACSWSPRILRDEIWTSVTFTAESRDQVAHQICMELGCGGVYSLNETSAPPNSTCLTNCTYHEYHLQNCSHVVRMNCTMVSDVVCEHQAVRLAGGEHRCAGRVELWREGQQWGTVCDDEWDLRDADVVCAQLGCGYALSVTGQGGAFPQGKDPIYLDELKCTGKEENLWQCPASDESHDCGHKEDAGVVCSELKAVRLTGGVDRCSGKVEIHRNGSWGTVCDTCWGKEEASMVCSMLGCGEPVHFLAFIPPFTHNDSTLWYYQCFPNHTDLWQCKEYANKTTLCADSKAAGLICSGSHGRYLPVTTEATTTVLSRRPGLVTTASVSNDGFPFSMSLELLGCISLSFLLLMALVTNVLLCCHYRRRDALLVQHRHANLQTPTEHDNDYRDSVNLIKVTTSSPTENDVPSNPRYQWTQSSVDSTSVDTDYEQCDLSTEAAVHMTTFQNSIRYKQDTRNPFMRATALDSLSEEVDSFDSSSTSSEECYENTGKDVENLVTSGVADGNSGDYEEEGHLNSPDPNQSSSEGDYDDIANYLDSNLEQGY is encoded by the exons ATGCATTTGGTGATACTCATTTTAATCCTCCAAACGCTTCAATCTTGTCAAG CATATACAGATGACTCCTCTCAAACTGGAAAAAATGCATCACAATCAGAGCTTAATAAGACTCAAA CTGAGCCCTATATAACTCAACAATCCAATGCATGCTCCTggagtcccaggatccttagagATGAGATATGGACTTCAGTCACATTCACTGCAGAGTCCAGAGACCAAGTAGCCCATCAGATCTGTATGGAACTTGGCTGTGGTGGAGTCTACAGTCTTAATGAGACCAGCGCACCACCCAACAGTACCTGCCTCACAAACTGCACCTACCATGAATATCATCTTCAGAACTGTTCCCATGTTGTGAGGATGAATTGCACAATGGTGTCCGATGTCGTTTGTG AGCATCAGGCTGTGAGGCTGGCTGGAGGCGAGCACCGCTGTGCTGGACGTGTAGAGCTGTGGAGAGAGGGGCAGCAGTGGGGCACGGTGTGTGACGATGAGTGGGACTTGAGGGACGCTGATGTGGTATGTGCCCAGCTTGGCTGTGGGTATGCTTTGAGTGTGACAGGGCAGGGTGGTGCCTTCCCTCAGGGCAAGGATCCCATCTACCTGGATGAGCTGAAATGTACTGGCAAAGAGGAAAACCTGTGGCAGTGCCCAGCGTCAGATGAAAGCCATGACTGTGGGCACAAGGAGGATGCTGGGGTGGTATGCTCAG AGCTGAAGGCAGTGAGGCTGACCGGAGGTGTGGACCGCTGTTCTGGTAAAGTGGAGATCCACCGTAATGGAtcatgggggacagtgtgtgatACCTGCTGGGGGAAGGAGGAAGCCTCAATGGTGTGTTCCATGTTGGGCTGTGGGGAGCCAGTTCATTTTCTAGCTTTCATACCCCCTTTCACTCACAATGATAGTACCCTGTGGTACTACCAATGCTTTCCAAATCACACAGACCTTTGGCAGTGTAAGGAGTATGCCAACAAGACAACATTGTGCGCTGACTCTAAAGCGGCTGGACTTATTTGTAGTG GATCACATGGACGATATCTTCCAGTTACAACAGAAGCAACTACAACAGTATTAAGCAGGAGGCCAG GCCTAGTGACTACAGCCAGTGTTTCAAATGATGGCTTCCCATTCTCCATGTCCCTAGAGCTGCTGGGGTGCATCTCCCTATCCTTCCTTTTGCTCATGGCTCTGGTCACAAACGTTCTGCTTTGCTGCcactacaggaggagagatg CTCTCTTAGTCCAGCACCGACATGCTAACCTGCAAACGCCAACTGAGCATGACAACGACTACCGGGACTCTGTGAATCTCATCAAGGTCACAACCAGTAGCCCAACAGAAAATGATG TCCCATCAAATCCCAGATATCAGTGGACCCAGAGTAGTGTGGACAGCACCTCAGTGGATACAGACTATGAGCAGTGTGATCTAAGCACCGAGGCAGCTGTGCATATGACCACCTTTCAGA ATTCTATACGATACAAACAAGATACCAGGAACCCTTTTATGAGGGCTACAGCTCTGGACAGTCTATCTGAGGAAG TGGACTCCTTTGATTCTTCCAGCACCTCCTCCGAGGAATGCTATGAAAACACAGGCAAAGATGTAGAGAATCTAGTGACATCAG
- the LOC118378826 gene encoding T-cell differentiation antigen CD6-like isoform X1 — translation MHLVILILILQTLQSCQAYTDDSSQTGKNASQSELNKTQTEPYITQQSNACSWSPRILRDEIWTSVTFTAESRDQVAHQICMELGCGGVYSLNETSAPPNSTCLTNCTYHEYHLQNCSHVVRMNCTMVSDVVCEHQAVRLAGGEHRCAGRVELWREGQQWGTVCDDEWDLRDADVVCAQLGCGYALSVTGQGGAFPQGKDPIYLDELKCTGKEENLWQCPASDESHDCGHKEDAGVVCSELKAVRLTGGVDRCSGKVEIHRNGSWGTVCDTCWGKEEASMVCSMLGCGEPVHFLAFIPPFTHNDSTLWYYQCFPNHTDLWQCKEYANKTTLCADSKAAGLICSGSHGRYLPVTTEATTTVLSRRPGLVTTASVSNDGFPFSMSLELLGCISLSFLLLMALVTNVLLCCHYRRRDALLVQHRHANLQTPTEHDNDYRDSVNLIKVTTSSPTENDVPSNPRYQWTQSSVDSTSVDTDYEQCDLSTEAAVHMTTFQNSIRYKQDTRNPFMRATALDSLSEEAHAGDNHTVFIGGIVDQDPGCNLGPPSVDSFDSSSTSSEECYENTGKDVENLVTSGVADGNSGDYEEEGHLNSPDPNQSSSEGDYDDIANYLDSNLEQGY, via the exons ATGCATTTGGTGATACTCATTTTAATCCTCCAAACGCTTCAATCTTGTCAAG CATATACAGATGACTCCTCTCAAACTGGAAAAAATGCATCACAATCAGAGCTTAATAAGACTCAAA CTGAGCCCTATATAACTCAACAATCCAATGCATGCTCCTggagtcccaggatccttagagATGAGATATGGACTTCAGTCACATTCACTGCAGAGTCCAGAGACCAAGTAGCCCATCAGATCTGTATGGAACTTGGCTGTGGTGGAGTCTACAGTCTTAATGAGACCAGCGCACCACCCAACAGTACCTGCCTCACAAACTGCACCTACCATGAATATCATCTTCAGAACTGTTCCCATGTTGTGAGGATGAATTGCACAATGGTGTCCGATGTCGTTTGTG AGCATCAGGCTGTGAGGCTGGCTGGAGGCGAGCACCGCTGTGCTGGACGTGTAGAGCTGTGGAGAGAGGGGCAGCAGTGGGGCACGGTGTGTGACGATGAGTGGGACTTGAGGGACGCTGATGTGGTATGTGCCCAGCTTGGCTGTGGGTATGCTTTGAGTGTGACAGGGCAGGGTGGTGCCTTCCCTCAGGGCAAGGATCCCATCTACCTGGATGAGCTGAAATGTACTGGCAAAGAGGAAAACCTGTGGCAGTGCCCAGCGTCAGATGAAAGCCATGACTGTGGGCACAAGGAGGATGCTGGGGTGGTATGCTCAG AGCTGAAGGCAGTGAGGCTGACCGGAGGTGTGGACCGCTGTTCTGGTAAAGTGGAGATCCACCGTAATGGAtcatgggggacagtgtgtgatACCTGCTGGGGGAAGGAGGAAGCCTCAATGGTGTGTTCCATGTTGGGCTGTGGGGAGCCAGTTCATTTTCTAGCTTTCATACCCCCTTTCACTCACAATGATAGTACCCTGTGGTACTACCAATGCTTTCCAAATCACACAGACCTTTGGCAGTGTAAGGAGTATGCCAACAAGACAACATTGTGCGCTGACTCTAAAGCGGCTGGACTTATTTGTAGTG GATCACATGGACGATATCTTCCAGTTACAACAGAAGCAACTACAACAGTATTAAGCAGGAGGCCAG GCCTAGTGACTACAGCCAGTGTTTCAAATGATGGCTTCCCATTCTCCATGTCCCTAGAGCTGCTGGGGTGCATCTCCCTATCCTTCCTTTTGCTCATGGCTCTGGTCACAAACGTTCTGCTTTGCTGCcactacaggaggagagatg CTCTCTTAGTCCAGCACCGACATGCTAACCTGCAAACGCCAACTGAGCATGACAACGACTACCGGGACTCTGTGAATCTCATCAAGGTCACAACCAGTAGCCCAACAGAAAATGATG TCCCATCAAATCCCAGATATCAGTGGACCCAGAGTAGTGTGGACAGCACCTCAGTGGATACAGACTATGAGCAGTGTGATCTAAGCACCGAGGCAGCTGTGCATATGACCACCTTTCAGA ATTCTATACGATACAAACAAGATACCAGGAACCCTTTTATGAGGGCTACAGCTCTGGACAGTCTATCTGAGGAAG CACATGCAGGAGACAACCATACCGTTTTCATAGGAGGCATTGTTGACCAAGATCCAGGATGCAATTTAGggcccccaagtg TGGACTCCTTTGATTCTTCCAGCACCTCCTCCGAGGAATGCTATGAAAACACAGGCAAAGATGTAGAGAATCTAGTGACATCAG